CCAGCCATATCAAAATGCTCAAAGCAAGTTTAGCTATCTCAGCAAGCAGATTTATTTATCTAACCAGTCAGTGGCAATTCCTGGATTTGAAGATGCATTATTGGACTTGAGTCGGTTGTTTCCAGAGAGTGCGTTAGTGTAGCTCACAGCAGGCACCGTCCCCGTGGTTGGATACGATTGAACTTGATTCCGCCCCTATACTGTTCGGTTAAGCTTAAAAAATAACTCCAATGTAGGTCGGGTTTCGTTCCTCAACCCAACATTTTCACAGACGGCAAGTTAAGTAATTAGACAAACTAAACACGAAATGATTTAATTAAAGGTATTGCCCCAACAAAAAGTTTTTAATATGAGGAAACTGTCTCTGATTCTCCCCTTAGCTATCCTAGCTTTTGGTAGTGTAGTTGTTAAGAGCCAAGAAATCTCCTCACCCAATACATACACTCAATCTGTTACCCGTGAAGTTTTAGCGAGTGGTTATCCTACTCAAGATAAAAAGCAGATTCTTGAGCTTGTACGCTATACCATCGCACCAAGAACAAAACTCCCTACTCATACTCATCCGGGAATGCAGATTGAACGAGTAGAGGCGGGAACTTTAACTTATACTGTTGTGGAAGGGGAAGCTAAAGTAACGAAAGCTAACGGCACAGAATTGATTCTTCAAAAAGGGAAAACTATACAGCTTACAATTGGAGATTCTTTAGTTGAATCTGCGGGAATGGTTCATTATGGAAAAAACCAAACAAACAAACCGATTATTCTGTTGTCTGCTTCTCTATTTAATGCTAATCAACCAAAAGCTATTTTAACCAATCCCGAAAACAGATAAATTTGATGAGTGAATACTTTCCCTAATTGCTTATTGCTAACTTAAGTAATCTTACAGTGGGGCAGTAACAAGCATGAAAGCTATAAAAGCAACAAAGCTTTGGGATCACGAGCAAATGACAAGTCAAGAATCGCCAGATTTTCACCAAGAAATCCTGTTGGAAAGGTATCAAGTGCAACAGGAACTAGGCAAAAAAGCCGGACGGCGATCGCTGCTAACTCGTGACTTACAAACTCTAGAATTAGTAGTAGTCAAAATACTGTCCTTTGGTAATGAATTTGAATGGAACGATCTCAAATTGTTTGAACGGGAAGCTGAAACTCTCAAAGCACTTTCCCACCCAGCCATTCCCCGCTACCTTAACTACTTTGAGCTAGATTCACCCAACAGCAGAGGATTTGCACTCGTACAAAGTTATATCCCAGCCCAATCTCTAGAAGCACAACTTAAAGCTGGGCGTAGTTTCAGTGAAGAAGAAGTCAAAGAACTAGCAAAAGCGATTCTAGAAATTCTCAAATATCTGCATGGCCGTCAACCGCCCGTGATTCATCGTGACATCAAGCCAAGCAATATTCTATTAACAAATCGCTCTGGCAATAGTGTGGGTGAAGTGTACTTGGTAGATTTTGGTTCAGTGCAAACCATCGCCAGAAGAAGTAGCACTATGACAGTTGTGGGAAGTTACGGCTATATGCCACCAGAACAATTTAATGGTAGAGCTACTCGTGCTTCTGACCTTTACAGCTTGGGAGCAACTTTAATTTATTTAGTTACAGGTCAACATCCAGGCGATTTACCGCAAACAGACCTACGAATTGAATTTGAACAGGCTGCTAATATTAGCTTTAGCTTCAAGAATTGGTTAAGCCAGATGACAGAACCTATTGCGAGTCAACGTTTCGCCTCTGTTGAAAGCGCTTTGCAAGCTTTAGATCAACCTGGAAATGCAACCCAGACTCAGAGAAGAACTATTAATTCAAACCCAATAAAACCTCCTGGTTGTAAAGTTGTTTTAAATAAAAGTGCTGATTTTATAGAAGTTATTGTTCCAGGGAGCGGATTTTTTACCAAAAAAGTGTACGTATTATTACTTTTTATAATTTGTCTTCCTATTTTATCTATGCCTGCTATTATTACTTTTATAATTACTGCGATTGACACCTCTTATTCATCTAATTATTATATGCTATGCTTTTTCGCAGTTGTACTTATATTATCTACAATTATACTTGTTGCAAAATGGGTATGGGTTGTTTTACTGTTGTCATCAGGTAAATTGCGACTTCTTATCAATCAGCATCAGATTTCCTTGGCTTCTCATCTGTTTGGAATTGAGCTTCATAATCTACCTCCAAGTCCAAGAGAATATATTATTCGTTTAGAACGGATGAGAGAAAGTTACAATTCTGCTGGCTTGATAATCTGGGCAGGACTACGAAAGTATAGGTTTTTATATGAGGGAGAATTTTTTACTCTCACTCCTCCAGAACTTGACTGGCTAGCTTATGAACTTAGTGATTGGCTTGACTTAGCAATTACTAAAGAGTAAATTTCGTCAGGTGCATTGCACTTTATTGACGTACCGTTTTAACATTAATCACAAACTAAATTCTGCTGCGCCATCCTCATCGACATCTGCATCCTTACCCATAGCAGTAGGTTTAAATTTAGAACCATGAATTAATTCACCAAACGCAATTCCCGGATTTTGGTGAAGAATATTCAGCACACTCATAAAATCTCGCACAATTTCCCCTGGTGTCAGTAATGCTTCTGCACCCAAACGATTAATAATTTCTTGCACAAACTCTTTCAATTCACGATTTGTCAAAGTCTGTTCATACCCAAAATTGAGTGCATGAATCTCAGCTAAACGTTGCAGAAGCGTTAATATTTCTGCTTCACTTAACGGGTTCAACCGAATAACTGGCCCTAAATGTTCCTGAACATTAGCTTGGGCAACAAAACGACTTTCTTTTGTGCGTCTTTGCCAAGCTTGGTCTGCAAAAAGTCCGCGTTTGGGGTCTTCTAAAAATTTAGTTGTTCCACCAACAACAATGCCAAGATGTTCTGCTTTACACTGCATAGTATCGTTAAACATTGCCAGGAGTCGATTATAATTCTTTTCCCGCGTGACTGTAGTAGATATTTGATATAAATGTACGGCTTCATCAACTAAAATTAACAGTCCTTTATAACCAATTTCAGCTACAAATTTCGCAAACAGTTTTATATAGTCATACCAACTATCATCATCAATAATAACGCGCACTCCTAAAGCTGCTTTCGCCTCAACTTTAGTAGTAAATTCTCCCCGCAGCCAGCGCATTGCTGCATTTTTTAAATTATCATCATCCATTCGGTAGCCACGCCAATAAGCGATAATCACGCTACCAAAATCAAAACCGTGAACTAAATCTTCAATATACTGAACTACTTCCCTTATTTTCGATTCAACTTGGTCATCAAAACCATCGTCATTGGGACGCATTTCAGTTTCTTTAACCACATCTTGTTGAATTTTATTAATCCATCCTTCTAAAATCGAGACTAAAGCACCACCATCAGGACGAGTTTTTGTAGCTAGGTGGCTCATTAATTCTCGATAAGTCGCTACACCTTCATTGTTACTTCCAGCTAATCGGCGTTCCGGGGATAAATCAGCATCAGCTACTACAAAACCTTGTTCCATAGCGCGGTTGCGAATTAGTTGCAGTATAAAACTTTTCCCAGAACCGTAATTACCAATTATAAAGCGAAATGCTGCTACACCTTCTGCAATATCATCGAGATTTTGTAATAGGCTTTTTAGTTCTTTGTCTCGACCTACTGCGATATATTCAACTCCTACTCTTGGTACTACCCCCGCACCAAGGGAATTGATTAAAGCAGTGGAGATTTTTTTCGAGATTTTGAGCTTTGCCATGTATTACACTTCACTTTATTCTAAACACAGAAGCACACAGTAAAAATGTCCCTATACGTGGCGAATAGAATTTGCGGCTATACAAACAAAACCCACTTTTGTGGGTTTCAAATTTCCAAGAGTCCGCGCAGCCGCGATTTCTAATTGCCAGGTATATTTACAAAGGTGATATATTCGCGTAGGTTAAGGTACATATTCACATTACTACTAAATCTGACGATGGCAATAATAATTTAATTTGACGAAGCATGTCTAGCCATAAGGTCTTCATACGTTGCAATCATTTTCCTGATATGGGTTATATGCTCCTGATAAACTTTTGGATTTTCCGAATCTGTATTAATTATTAATTCACCAATAGTATCATTTGCTCGTTCATTTATAGAATCGATTAATAGATTCGGCATAGTGATGTTTGCTTCGGCAATTTTTTTAATATCACCATTGGGATTATCTTGTTCAACTATAGCTTTTAAGACTTGTAACTCATGTCCTGGGATATTTTCTAGAAAATCAGCCCATTCTTCGGGTATATTCTCCGATGTCTCAGCATCCGAAGTTTTAATGACGGCTGAAGTTTCAATTATTTCAGAAAAAGGAAACAATTCAATATCATCTTCTGGGGAATTTTCAGTAAAAGGCTCTGAATTAAATGTTTCTACTTGTTGTAGTAATTCCCATACTTGATTTTGCAATGAGTCTCGTTCTTCTTGCAATAACGAAACTTGCCCTTGCAACTGCTGTAATTCGGCTTTTTGTTCTGCTATTTGGGTTTGTGAAGAATTCAGGATAGCTTGGATATTTTCTCTTTCAGTTTTCGTTGCTACAAGCAATTGATTTTTTTGGGTTGTCTCAACTTCTAGCTCTTGAATTGCAATTCGCAATTCGTATAGTTTTTCTTCTAATTGGGGTTTGAGTCTGCCTAAAAGAGTTAAATTACTTTCAACTTCTTGTTTCTGCTGCTGGAGTTCAGAAATTTGACTTTGCAACTGAGTGATTTCAGCACGAGACACATTACAATTAGATTCTAGACGACGCTTCTCTGCTGTGAGGATAGAAAAAGCATTGTTCAATTCGGTTTGATTTTCCTGCAAGTTATCAATTTCAGTTTGCAGACTATTGATTTCATTTTCTAGCTGCTTTTTTTGTCCGGCAAATGTTCTTAACTCTCGATGTAGACTATCTCTTTGATTACGGCTTTCTGTAACTTGATTTTGCAGATGTTGTGATTCGGCATATAATAAATTATGATGTTCTTCGATTTGATTTATTTCTCTGACTACACGAGCTTTTAATCCCTCCATATCTTTAATTCGCTTGCGGAGAGAACCTAAAACAAACATTTCATAATTTCTGCGTCGCTTATCTACGAAGACTGCTGCTGCATAGATAGTTGCGGCAGTAATTACACTGGTGAGAAAGGCTTTATTAAAATCCCAGCTTGGGACAAGGCTAAGTCCAAAACTCACACTAAAGGCAACTATCACTAGTATAAATCGATTGCTGATCATTACTGATTGCATATTGCTGGTTTTTAGCGTAGTGAAATTATCAGAATAAGTAGTTCTTAAGGTCATTACCCCTCTCATAGTCATTCTTAAATATCTCGTTTGAGTTACTGGTACATAACCATAACATTGTTCTGTAAATAACCAAGAAGTGCAACGATCAATGAGTTAATTTTAATGTTAGATGTTGGGTGTATTTTTATTTGCATGAAAAAGTGTTAAATCTGCTTTGAGAAAATCAATAAACTGCCGTGCTGTACGTCCAGAACGACCATTATGGCGAGTTGCCCATTGTAATGCTTGAAATTCCAAATCTTCTTGGGTAATGTTAATTTCAGCTTGGGCGGCTAGATGTTGTACAATTTTCAAATAAGTTTTTTGATTGGCTGGTTCAAAGGTCAAGGTTAAACCAAAGCGATCGCTAAACGAAAGCTTCTCCTGCATCGTATCCCAAGCATGGATTTCTTCGTTATCCTTAGGTGCAGGTCTATCCACAAAAAACTCGCGAATCAGGTGGCGGCGATTGGAAGTAGCGTATACCACTACATTTTTAGGCCGTGCGGTTAAATTACCTTCTAAAACTACCTTGAGAGCTTTAAAAGCATCATCATCTTCTTCAAAGGAAAGGTCATCGACAAAAATAATAAATTTTTGTGACACATCTCGTAAATGTTCCACGATTTTTGGTAGGTCTTTTAAATCAGATTTTGCCACTTCCAACAAGCGGAGGCTGCGATTGCTATATTCATTCAACAAAGATTTCACCAAAGAAGATTTGCCAGAACCCCGACTACCGTAAAGTAATACGTGGAGTGCCATCTCTCCTGATAATAAAAACTCTGTATTTTTGAGCAAAGCATCTCTTTGAGACTCGTAACCGACAAGGGCACTCAGCTTAATTGGGTCAGAATACCGAATACCGATAAACTGACCAGCTTGCCAGCGTAAAGCGCGATATTCTGCAAATAAACCAGAGCCACATTGCCGATAATAAGCTGCTAACTCTTCTACAGCATCACCCCAATTATCTAACTCTTGTAGATATGTAGCGAACTTTGTCTCTACTCCTACCAATTCTTGCTCTTTATACCACACTACTGGTGAAATCGGCATGTGAGCAACGCCTTGTACCCACTCGCTTAAAGAAGCGCTGCTACATTCATAGAGACTTTGCAATACTTGTAAATCATGGTGAACTGCTGCAACTATTGCTGGGGGCAAATCTTCAAATCCTCGCTGTTGGGCCAACCTTGTAAAAGGATTCTCAGAGAAGAGAAGTTGAGTAATTAAATAATCTTCCCAGTTTTGATTTCTAGCAGCCAAAGCGTGGAAGTAACTGCCGTAGGCTTGGAGACAACCCCTTGCATCGGCTTCAGTGTAACGTATAGCTTGCAACAGTTCCAGAAATGCCATCCCCACTTCGCTTTGGAGAACAGACTGGTACAGTAAAAGTGAGGCTGCTTGGCGCTGGAGATGTTGAACCTTTGTATATGAGGAAGTACTTGCCATTGGCATCGCTTGATTATCTATCAATCAATTGTGTGGTATAGCTAAATAGCTATGGTAAATTGTCTGCTGACGCTGGTAGTAAAGTCAAAGTCTATAGATGTTTTAACAATGAATTTAGGTATAGTTGCTGCTTTTGCCTACGGCATTTTAGCGATTCTTGGTGGCATTATTGGCTACATTCAGGCTACAAGTATAGTTTCACTCCTAAGTGGTAGTATTAGTGGTTTATTACTAATAATTGCCGCTTTTTTTCAACTCCAAGGGCATACCTGGGGTTCGATTTTAGCAGTATTAGTTACTGCTATTTTAGTAGTCTTCTTTGCATTTCGATTGGCAAAAACACGCAAGTTTATGCCTGCGGGATTAATGACGATTTTGGGTATGCTGGCATTGGCGGTGATGGCGAATCAAATGGTGGAACGTTTGCCCAAAGGTGGGGGGAAGTTGGTTTTGTTCTTCAACCATCTTCAGGAATAAGCAGATAGGTAAGCTGTTCTACATAGTCACTGTAGCTAACCCCGTCATTGCAGAGGACGTTGCAGTAATTCCAGAGTTTTTGAACGATGGTTGAGGATTTGTTAGCTATTGAATGATGCTACAGGTAGTTTCGTAACGAAGAATTATATATTTTTGTGATGGCGATCGCGGTGAAGACAGTCTCAAATTAATATTCGGTTGCTCAATTCCAGCCTCACCTATTGTCTACCTGATGAATGCATCGCTGCGAAAAATCCCAAAGCTTGAGTATATTACAGTGATTAGGTGTATTTTTTCGAGAATGCTTGAGAAAGTATAAAATAAAACTTTTTTTGACGGTATATCATTTCTAATAGTGATTAACCCTTAGTTAGCAAGATAGCTCTGTGCTTTCGGAGTATCCTAATGAGTTTCATTAACCTGGATCTGGTCTTTAACGCCATTACTGGCATCGCCAAGCCTTTGATTAAAGAAAAAATTCTGCGTAGTGAGATTGTAATTAAGTTACTCCAGCAATTTAACCTAGATCCAGAACATCCACCTGCTGATTTTAGTGGTGTTTACGCTTACGCCTTAGTAGAATACGGCGTAGGCAAACCAAAACCATTGCTGGAATTATTCCGACAAGAAGCAATTAAACAAGCTTTTCGCACAGCATTAGGCCACAATAACCCCTCAATTTTGCTTTCTGAGGTTGATGCTTTTCTCGATGCCTATACATTGGGCGATGATATCAGAGGTTTGGAACTTGATGTCAGGCGAGAAGTAGCTGAATTTGCGACGGTATTTATCGAAGTTGCTAAACGCACTCGCACACCTGCTGATGTTCTGCTGAATCAGAAAATTGGTTCTCTACATAAAAGGATTGCCAGTATCCAAGAACAACTGGAAAGATTGCCGACGTTGGAGGGAATTCGGACAGAAATAGCAAGGTTGGCAGTAGATAATTATCCCACACTACCCCCAAGTTTAACTGAAAACCAATGTAGAGCGATCGCACTTGCCCAACAGATGCGAGGATGGTTTGAAACCTTGGGCTATGACTTTGAAAAGTACGAAATCTGGGCAGAGGAATATTTTGAATGGATAATTCAGATTCCGGTACGTCGCAGCTATGACCGCATTCTTATACGTGGCGTTGCTGGAGAAATTGGACTGAGTGATGTCATGGCGTTGCGTTCCTCAGTTGAGGCGCAAAAAACTGATGAAGGATGGTTAGTAACTACCCGCCGCATTTCCCGCGCAGCAAGGGATGAAGTTAAGAAAGAGGAAAATCGTCATCTTGATTGTTTCACTTTTGACGAACTAATTGACTTAGATGCAGACTTTAATGGGTATCTTGACTGGTTAGAATCCCAAATCAAACGCCGTAAAATTGATACCAAGTATGTGCCGCTTGCTTGTACAAAAGAAGAAATTGACCCGGTGACTAAGCAGCGAATTGGAGTAAGTCGTTATGAGGAAGAAGACGGCTGGATTGATGGCTATATTGACTTGTGGCTTGATGACCCTGCAAAAGAGCATATTTCCATTCTGGGAGAATTTGGTACAGGTAAAACTTGGTTTGTCTTTCACTATGCTTGGACTGCACTGCAACGCTACCGTGATGCCCAAAAACGTGGTGTTGAACGTCCCCGTCTTCCTTTAGTAATTACCTTGCGTGACTTTGCCAAAGCGCTAAATGTGGAGAATGTTTTGGCAGGTTTCTTTTTTACCCAACACAATATCCGCTTAAATAGCGAAGTTTTTGACCAACTCAATCGCATGGGTAAGTTGTTGCTAATTTTCGATGGCTTTGACGAAATGGCAGCAAAAGTTGATCGTCAACAGATGATTAACAACTTCTGGGAACTGGCAAAGGTGGTAGTTCCTGGCTCTAAAGTCATCCTTACCTGTCGTACTGAGCATTTCCCAGAGGCGAAAGAAGGACGTGCTTTACTAAATGCAGAATTGCAAGCTTCAACTAAAAAATTAACTGGCGAGACACCACAATTTGAAGTTTTGGAATTGGAGAAATTTAACGATGAGCAAATTCGGCAGGTGCTTTCATCCCAAGCTGAAGCCGCGACAGTTGAACAAGTAATCGGCAATCCGCAATTATTAGACTTAGCCCGTCGTCCAGTGATGACTGATTTAATCTTAGAAGCATTGCCAGATATTGAAGCAGGTAAACCTGTGGATATGTCACGGGTTTATCTGTATGCAGTGCGGCGCAAGATGGAACGGGATATCAAAGCAGAACGTACTTTTACTTCTTTGGCAGATAAACTGTACTTCTTGTGCGAACTTTCCTGGGAAATGCTATCTACTGACCAAATGAGTCTAAATTATCGACTGTTCCCAGAACGTATCCGCCGCTTATTTGGTTCTAGTGTTCAAGAAGAGAAGGATTTAGATCATTGGCATTATGACATGATG
This Nostoc sp. C052 DNA region includes the following protein-coding sequences:
- a CDS encoding cupin domain-containing protein, producing MRKLSLILPLAILAFGSVVVKSQEISSPNTYTQSVTREVLASGYPTQDKKQILELVRYTIAPRTKLPTHTHPGMQIERVEAGTLTYTVVEGEAKVTKANGTELILQKGKTIQLTIGDSLVESAGMVHYGKNQTNKPIILLSASLFNANQPKAILTNPENR
- a CDS encoding serine/threonine protein kinase; amino-acid sequence: MKAIKATKLWDHEQMTSQESPDFHQEILLERYQVQQELGKKAGRRSLLTRDLQTLELVVVKILSFGNEFEWNDLKLFEREAETLKALSHPAIPRYLNYFELDSPNSRGFALVQSYIPAQSLEAQLKAGRSFSEEEVKELAKAILEILKYLHGRQPPVIHRDIKPSNILLTNRSGNSVGEVYLVDFGSVQTIARRSSTMTVVGSYGYMPPEQFNGRATRASDLYSLGATLIYLVTGQHPGDLPQTDLRIEFEQAANISFSFKNWLSQMTEPIASQRFASVESALQALDQPGNATQTQRRTINSNPIKPPGCKVVLNKSADFIEVIVPGSGFFTKKVYVLLLFIICLPILSMPAIITFIITAIDTSYSSNYYMLCFFAVVLILSTIILVAKWVWVVLLLSSGKLRLLINQHQISLASHLFGIELHNLPPSPREYIIRLERMRESYNSAGLIIWAGLRKYRFLYEGEFFTLTPPELDWLAYELSDWLDLAITKE
- a CDS encoding ATP-binding protein, whose protein sequence is MAKLKISKKISTALINSLGAGVVPRVGVEYIAVGRDKELKSLLQNLDDIAEGVAAFRFIIGNYGSGKSFILQLIRNRAMEQGFVVADADLSPERRLAGSNNEGVATYRELMSHLATKTRPDGGALVSILEGWINKIQQDVVKETEMRPNDDGFDDQVESKIREVVQYIEDLVHGFDFGSVIIAYWRGYRMDDDNLKNAAMRWLRGEFTTKVEAKAALGVRVIIDDDSWYDYIKLFAKFVAEIGYKGLLILVDEAVHLYQISTTVTREKNYNRLLAMFNDTMQCKAEHLGIVVGGTTKFLEDPKRGLFADQAWQRRTKESRFVAQANVQEHLGPVIRLNPLSEAEILTLLQRLAEIHALNFGYEQTLTNRELKEFVQEIINRLGAEALLTPGEIVRDFMSVLNILHQNPGIAFGELIHGSKFKPTAMGKDADVDEDGAAEFSL
- a CDS encoding tellurite resistance TerB C-terminal domain-containing protein, whose translation is MQSVMISNRFILVIVAFSVSFGLSLVPSWDFNKAFLTSVITAATIYAAAVFVDKRRRNYEMFVLGSLRKRIKDMEGLKARVVREINQIEEHHNLLYAESQHLQNQVTESRNQRDSLHRELRTFAGQKKQLENEINSLQTEIDNLQENQTELNNAFSILTAEKRRLESNCNVSRAEITQLQSQISELQQQKQEVESNLTLLGRLKPQLEEKLYELRIAIQELEVETTQKNQLLVATKTERENIQAILNSSQTQIAEQKAELQQLQGQVSLLQEERDSLQNQVWELLQQVETFNSEPFTENSPEDDIELFPFSEIIETSAVIKTSDAETSENIPEEWADFLENIPGHELQVLKAIVEQDNPNGDIKKIAEANITMPNLLIDSINERANDTIGELIINTDSENPKVYQEHITHIRKMIATYEDLMARHASSN
- a CDS encoding ATP-binding protein — its product is MPMASTSSYTKVQHLQRQAASLLLYQSVLQSEVGMAFLELLQAIRYTEADARGCLQAYGSYFHALAARNQNWEDYLITQLLFSENPFTRLAQQRGFEDLPPAIVAAVHHDLQVLQSLYECSSASLSEWVQGVAHMPISPVVWYKEQELVGVETKFATYLQELDNWGDAVEELAAYYRQCGSGLFAEYRALRWQAGQFIGIRYSDPIKLSALVGYESQRDALLKNTEFLLSGEMALHVLLYGSRGSGKSSLVKSLLNEYSNRSLRLLEVAKSDLKDLPKIVEHLRDVSQKFIIFVDDLSFEEDDDAFKALKVVLEGNLTARPKNVVVYATSNRRHLIREFFVDRPAPKDNEEIHAWDTMQEKLSFSDRFGLTLTFEPANQKTYLKIVQHLAAQAEINITQEDLEFQALQWATRHNGRSGRTARQFIDFLKADLTLFHANKNTPNI
- a CDS encoding TMEM14 family protein, whose protein sequence is MNLGIVAAFAYGILAILGGIIGYIQATSIVSLLSGSISGLLLIIAAFFQLQGHTWGSILAVLVTAILVVFFAFRLAKTRKFMPAGLMTILGMLALAVMANQMVERLPKGGGKLVLFFNHLQE